The sequence AAGCAACGCCGATGGATTATGAGTCGGGTATGCAAACCGGCTATCGCTTCAATTCCTATATGGCGTTGGCGCTGGCGTCACGTATGGCGGGGGAAGAAGGTACGGGATTGATGGCATTGTTGATCGGCTTTGGCGTGCCGCTGTGTAACCTGGCGGCGGTGCACTCGCTGGTGCATAAAAACGGCGGGTTGTTGAAGGAACTGGCAAGAAACCCTTTGTTGGTCGCCACGGCATGTGGCTTGTTATATAGCTTATCGGGTATGCCAATACCGGATGTCGCCGGTGCGGTCTTGTCGCGACTCGGCAATGCCGCGTTGGCAATTGGCTTATTGCTGGTCGGTGCAGGTTTGCGTCTTACTGGCGTGCGTCAGGCCAAGTTGATGACGGGATTTTTTCTTACAGTAAAATTACTGGCGCTACCGGCGGCAGCGTTGATACTTGGTCGCTGGGTGGGATTGGGGGCCTTGCAATTGCAAATAGTCGTGTTGTTCTGTGCATTGCCGACGGCATCAAGCGCTTATATTTTGGCAGCACGGCTTGGTGGCAACGGACCTTTGGTGGCGTTTTTGGTTTCTGCAGGAACGGTATTGTCGGCGCTGACTTTGCCGTTATGGCTGGGATTGCTGCACTATCGTTAATTACGCTGCATCTGCATCAGATTACAGTCCGTACTGCTGCAATGCCCATTCAACATGCTCGCGAATCAAGGCAGATGGATCGTCGGCACGGGTTTGTAAGGCAGCGATGATTTCTGATGCA is a genomic window of Glaciimonas sp. CA11.2 containing:
- a CDS encoding AEC family transporter, with protein sequence MYIINLLLPDFTLILLGVILRRTTDWGDAFWTGAEKLVYYLLFPALLFYSTARTVLHFDTTGKMLMVGLTALGVAIILTWIGKPFLKATPMDYESGMQTGYRFNSYMALALASRMAGEEGTGLMALLIGFGVPLCNLAAVHSLVHKNGGLLKELARNPLLVATACGLLYSLSGMPIPDVAGAVLSRLGNAALAIGLLLVGAGLRLTGVRQAKLMTGFFLTVKLLALPAAALILGRWVGLGALQLQIVVLFCALPTASSAYILAARLGGNGPLVAFLVSAGTVLSALTLPLWLGLLHYR